One Setaria viridis chromosome 3, Setaria_viridis_v4.0, whole genome shotgun sequence DNA window includes the following coding sequences:
- the LOC117847825 gene encoding outer envelope pore protein 16, chloroplastic has translation MPELVEFWVEVVWLGSRWWPNNGIAAGSPVLNRAVRAFRNAAAVAACKVAAEDAFHCFATGDVSKHKLQHSLKKICKEGAYWGTAAGVYGAMESTVEEMRGRTDWKNAVIGGALAGAVMSAATGAGRNSRRDKVVKDAIAGAAIAAAAEFIGHRIRVDLGVVKSGDASSNKTSEGRSGAELYVWERRRQDVDPWVMGRGVELPLQFRTADPSS, from the exons ATGCCTGAGCTCGTAGAATTCTGGGTGGAGGTGGTGTGGCTGGGGTCGCGGTGGTGGCCAAACAATGGCATCGCGGCGGGCAGCCCCGTGCTGAACCGCGCCGTGCGCGCCTtccgcaacgccgccgccgtcgccgcctgcaAGGTCGCCGCCGAGGACGCGTTCCACTGCTTCGCCACCGGGGACGTTTCGAAGCACAAGCTTCAGCATTCG CTGAAGAAAATTTGCAAGGAGGGCGCATACTGGG GTACTGCTGCTGGAGTTTATGGGGCCATGGAGTCTACGGTGGAGGAGATGCGTGGTCGCACTGACTGG AAGAACGCGGTGATCGGAGGCGCCCTAGCTGGTGCGGTCATGTCTGCTGCCACCGGCGCCGGCAGGAACAGCCGCAGAGACAAGGTGGTCAAGGATGCCATCGCCGGAGCCGCCATCGCAGCCGCTGCTGAGTTCATCGGCCATCGCATTCGCGTCGATCTGGGTGTCGTCAAGTCTGGTGATGCCAGCAGCAACAAAACGAGCGAAGGTCGAAGTGGTGCCGAGTTATACGTATGGGAACGCCGCCGCCAAGACGTGGATCCATGGGTCATGGGCCGAGGTGTGGAGCTGCCTCTGCAATTCAGGACGGCGGATCCATCATCATAA
- the LOC117847826 gene encoding outer envelope pore protein 16, chloroplastic, translated as MAKITGAESFEAEAVWLGLPRRSTITVSIEMDRPVLNPKLHGFLLSHRALRSFLNVGAAAACKVAAEDAFDCLTTGGVSRHKVKHSVKNMCKEGSYWGAAAGAFEAIEYGLELMRGRSDWKNAMIGGALAGALISAANSSHRDTKQVIKHSIAGGAIGTAVEFISHRRHVVFGPIRLEDTDEIEQIKIWEVPQDANKSGAKMVKSWEFKNATDWICGLWAKD; from the exons ATGGCCAAGATCACGGGAGCCGAATCATTCGAGGCTGAGGCCGTCTGGTTAGGGCTGCCGCGGCGGAGCACCATCACGGTGAGCATCGAGATGGACAGGCCCGTGCTGAACCCCAAGCTCCATGGCTTCCTGCTGTCGCACCGCGCCCTCCGCAGCTTCCTCaacgtcggcgccgccgccgcttgcaaGGTCGCCGCCGAGGATGCTTTCGACTGCCTCACAACAG GGGGTGTTTCAAGGCACAAAGTTAAGCATTCA GTGAAGAACATGTGCAAGGAGGGTTCGTACTGGG gcgctgctgctggagctTTTGAGGCCATCGAGTATGGATTGGAGCTGATGCGCGGTCGCTCTGACTGG AAGAACGCGATGATCGGAGGCGCGTTAGCTGGTGCTCTCATCTCCGCCGCCAACAGCAGCCACAGAGACACCAAGCAGGTGATCAAGCATTCCATCGCCGGTGGCGCCATTGGAACGGCTGTTGAGTTCATCAGCCACCGCAGGCACGTCGTTTTCGGTCCCATTAGACTCGAGGATACCGATGAAATTGAGCAGATTAAAATATGGGAGGTGCCCCAAGATGCCAATAAAAGTGGCGCCAAAATGGTAAAATCTTGGGAATTCAAAAACGCCACCGATTGGATCTGTGGGCTGTGGGCCAAGGACTGA
- the LOC117846818 gene encoding mitochondrial import inner membrane translocase subunit Tim9 gives MDAAAASAAATAAGDEEQDQARMDAITDKLQTRDAMRLYNWLSQRCFSDCVVTFYRRALGKREEECVRSCVRKYQLFSTSSAARFAYLADPTSSSSAASDD, from the exons ATGGACGCCGCCgcagcttccgccgccgccacggccgccggcgacgaggagcagGACCAGGCGCGGATGGACGCCATCACCGACAAACTACAGACTCGAGACGC GATGCGGCTGTACAACTGGCTCTCGCAGCGCTGCTTCTCCGACTGCGTCGTCACCTTCTACCGCCGGGCGCTCGGCAAGCGGGAGGAGGAGTGCGTCCGCTCCTGCGTCCGCAAGTACCAGCTCTTCTCCACATCGTCGGCCGCGCGCTTCGCCTACCTCGCCgaccccacctcctcctcttcggcAGCATCCGACGACTGA